The window TAGATTTTGGTGTCGGATAGAAAAAAGATGTCATACATTTtatcagtataattttaatgaatacGTTTGCCAcacctagatatatattttaaagtgcttACTTCATTATTATACTTCATTAAGAAATGTCAGTCATGACTCGTAGAGGGGCATTCCTAACTTTACAGACATTTAAACTTCCCCCTGGCTAACAAGGCTTTTAATGAATCAAATtggatattaattatattttcttcctcagaatattaatgtttgaacaccatgtgtttctggtattcctaatgtttatagtagcttaAACCAGATTTGCTTTTAACATGTAGGAAATTATTGAGGGCAAAATTCAGTTTGACATGCTAACTTGAGTTTTGGGGGAAATATGCTCATATGCACGTGTATTGGTCACAACATAAAGTAAGTGATTTACTAAATGTTATTCAGCCATGAAACACAACACATTGCGGCAGTCATTACACATTGACAATGTTGCTCTTTTCTGGATGTATAATGATTTCTCACTTGCAACCTTCGGCGTCCCGTGGATCAATTTAGTAGGTAACATAATGCAGTGGGAAGCAATCAAAGATAAATTACTTCTTCAAAATGTGAATAACTGAGTGACTTTCAACAAAAAGTGTTCAATTTATGctttgaataatatttttatgtggtaaaatatttgtattttctctCTTATGTTACATTTTAGTAACGACTGTTGACACATTTATGCATTCCACTTTAGAAATTGTTTTCATAGTAAACTATTTCGTATGTTTCCATTTACTTCTATCAACATTTAATGTATTCTGTTGAAAGACAGAAACCATGGATATGTATGAAAAGGTTTGGTAATTAActttattaccctcctggtgaagatatagcggtgtcgtacaaattccgtacgcaccaccaggtgcgtattacaaactgtattttgatttgtcaacagggaacagagtcaatttcgattggttggacagcgaccttattagcataaTGGGactattttttcattcataattaatgtcaaggtcagtaacatccacaacttttactacaaatgtcattcgCGATTCAgcaatgtcattcattaaaagttgatgtaaactggaccgcgcgagaaatatttttaaataaaaaataaaaataaaataatgaacagaacaataattaaacatatttattttatttattatgtggatttttggtctacaaattgttattgtcagttgtgatttgtgaattcatcattattaaggtctacgacagtcactttttggacccttgttttggcttcgtacacaataaatgaaacatatccaacgttaattttttcatatgatatatttgacaaaaggtagtttttgggttttttaaacttaaacttaatattttttggtagaattatgaaaaagtaaaatataccgacctgtaaacagcgttgtttgcttgttgtagaaatttaacaggggtcaaggttagtagaccagtttttattttaatgtcgcgatgcattgtaataatatataatatatggatttcaagtgaaattacggtaagatatgctatatttattgtgtacaaagccaaaacaagggcgcgaaaagtgactgtcgtcgaccttaaagtaataactttatttttcccgtgaactcagctgcttttgcaagctacacgtttttaactgcaaaaacacttgttattctcttattggttggatttttggtcaacaaattgttattgtcagttgtgatttgtgaattcatcattattagcataaccagtggcgtaacgggaacatttgtttcttgggggcgttttgttaaaatatggaattatgcattagttttacccatttttcacccaatatgaaaataaacatatatttatgcatgtatcttacagctttctttaaattaaaaaaagaaacccgatggggaagtacgtctacatcactcccctgaaaacgtcactgagaagtaccggaagtacaacgaactatttctcaatgcggcggtatgtagtcgtgcaccggctagttatgtaaatcaacatccggtcttgaaatgcaaaattgattgattgatttatttatttttcataatttgcgtgatttaaaggagggtaataaataaaataccacactcgttttcgctagatatcatttttacgaaactcgtgaacttcccaaacgtatgtgacctcactttcgttcggtcagatacgtttgggaagttcactcgtttcgtaaaaatgatatctagcgaaaactcgtatagtattctatatatgcagatgggatatatatatatatatatatatatatatatatatatatatatatatatatattatatatatatatatatatatataaatttatatccTTGCCAGTTAGGATAAAAAATAGTAAGTTTAATAACAGAAATcatcatttaataatttattgattttgtcGTAATCAATATTAACAAATATCAAATTTCATACCTgagttgtttttgttgaaaataattcCATTCCATATTAGACCAGTTTTCTCGATAATTTTCTCAATCTGTTTGAACGTGTCATCGATGGTAACCTCTTGTATAGGAATATCAACCAGTTCCGTACCTTCCATCACAGAGCGAAGTTAGTCTTCAAGGGTCGGAGCCATTTCTATAAAGTCagcagctcgtgcaaattgcacaGCTTGCTTACAGTGCAAAACATGGTCCACCTTGAGGACTTCTGACTGTTCAATCAACTTCATCTGCTCGTTTCTATCAGCTTTTTGTTTGTCTATGTTTGAAATGACATCTTCTTTCATCTGTTTTCTTTTCTCAGACAACTTGTGAATACTCTCTTCAAAGGAATGATCAATATGTTTTAGAATATTTTCTTTCATCGAATCTAGAGTTGCATTTTGTTCAGAAAGTCTGGATGTATACTTCTGTGGTCTTTCTGATGAAGTTTGAATATCTTTCAGTATTGTTTTGATGTGGTCCATGTTTGCTTCATATACATCTTTGAGATCCAATATTTCATGCTCTCTATGAGAGACATGAACACACGATGAACAGATATCAGTTGCACAAACCTTGCAGTATAAATCTAAagtcattttgtgttttttgcacATATCTCTCTGCTGAAAAAAGTCATCATGAGGCATATTAACCAATTCCTTAATCGAAATCGTGTTGTGGTCTTTTGACACTGCAAATTTTTTATGATACGTTGCGCATCCTTTGCACATAAATTCCCGACAGTCCAAACAACGCATTGTTGCCCTTGAACTGTCAGGACATTCATGGCACATAATTTCATCCACCTTGTTTTTCATTGTAAGATATTCAACTAAATTCCTCAGTACCTTGTTTTGTGGAAATGTTCCCGATATGGTATTCTGAACAGGCCAAACCTGCCGACAGTTGGGACATCTCACTCCAGTCGGTGACTTCTCCCAAATCGACTCCAGACATCGGCAGCAGAAACTGTGGAAGCACGGCAAGATACGTGGAGATTTGTCCTGATTGTCAAAATACTCCAAACAAATCTCACACGTGACGAACTCGTCACGTATCTCAAGGAGTGGAACCACACTGCTTTCAGCCATCTTGGTTCGAGTTGGTTAATCACTTGAATAGGAAAATGAATAACATGCTGCCAACTACTGCCTACTACGGTGTACAACTGTTCTGTATTTTTAATGGCTGCATGTTCCGTCCATacctaaaataaaaagtaaattatatatatataatatagatatgtacatgtacatgtacatgtatatgtacatgtatatacatgtacatatacatatacatatacatatacatatacatatacatatacatatacatatacatatatatatatatatatatatatatatatatatacactcttCCAAAAACATTAGGGGAACTAATAAGAATGTATAATTCCCAGAACTGTAAGGTacattagctgtggggaatggttatatgataacagTGACTTAATTGGGCGAGAGAGAGATGAACATATAGACATACAGTGACCGACCCAATCAACCCCCTAGTTTCTAATCCCGACACCATCACCTTTGTTCATGCAATTCGAATGTGTTTAAGCCTATCCATATAactgtattttaattacattacacAACGAACACTGACCTTATATGACAGACTGTGACACTGCCGCGCCCATATTGaacatgttaaagggacataccctagtgttTAGACACTAAGGCATATCTTTGCCTATTATTGCCGtttctgataactgaaatcatactttacttagatttttatggtttagattaccAATTTCCGttcattcgaagtgtttttggtcttcctggccccgtgcttataaaccttaaagtctagactttaataaagtccagactttaacgtcatggcaacgccattcaaatagcattacgttaaggtatggactttattaaagtctagactttaagttttataagcacgggccctcgtgtttttaatatcacaaaatgtatatatcatatttcatatgcatctgagaagtaacagttatggagtcgagttttagtctatttttagagggtatttcaccatttcagtcacagactcgtgtttcactcaattgtaactttatccaaatgtgttgcaggtttgtagattaaatacaTTTAGTGTTCATTtccacgtgttgaaactagcgtctgtccctttaagttacaATTCTTGTTGAaggtaaatatatatgaatgaaatgGTCATAACACCACCATCATTCTTTTATATAACAACACCGTCGTTCTTCTCCGAAAAACTATACTAATTACCTTATATGGTTTATCAACCTGTTTGTACACCACCCATTAATATCCTTACACTGCGGTAAGTAAGTTCCGCCGAAAAGGTCTTGCCTTGACATCAATACTAgtaactgtgttttgttgttctCGTCAATATTCAATgtcatataaccgaaaataaaatgtggtgtgcaagttaataaataaaacattttctttctcttttttttgtctcttttttttttgaaggaaaaaagaaagaaagaaatgttttatttaacgacgcaccactcaacacattttatttaaggttatatggcgtcatacatatggttaaggaccacacagattttgagaggaaacccgctttcgccactaaatgggctactctttccgattagcagcaagggatcttttatttgcgcttcccacaggcaggatagcacagaccatggcctttgttgaaccagttatggatcactggtcggtgcaagtggtttacacctctacccattgagccttgcggaacactcactcagggtttggagtcggtatctggattaaaaatcccatgcctcgactgggatccgaacccagtacctactagcctgtagaccgatggcctaaccacgacgccggttttTTGAAGGAAGGCAATAAATTAGTGTATGCTCAATGCGTGCTACATACCAATGTTGCTACATCGTATCTATGTTGTGTGAAATAGTATACCTATTATCCGCTGGCGTTGCCAGGGGGTAAGCACATTGTCTAAGAGTCATATGTGGAGATAGGAACATACATAACGTTGTGGGGGTGTAAAAAGAGGTATGATTGTGTGTtgcacccaccccccccccccccccccccccccccccccccccccccccccccgcctcctCTCTAGCTACGCTGAAAATATTTAAGCACGTTTCCCTGGACACAACCTCTTGGGTCGCCTGTGACTAGG of the Gigantopelta aegis isolate Gae_Host chromosome 12, Gae_host_genome, whole genome shotgun sequence genome contains:
- the LOC121385823 gene encoding E3 ubiquitin-protein ligase TRIM33-like translates to MAESSVVPLLEIRDEFVTCEICLEYFDNQDKSPRILPCFHSFCCRCLESIWEKSPTGVRCPNCRQVWPVQNTISGTFPQNKVLRNLVEYLTMKNKVDEIMCHECPDSSRATMRCLDCREFMCKGCATYHKKFAVSKDHNTISIKELVNMPHDDFFQQRDMCKKHKMTLDLYCKVCATDICSSCVHVSHREHEILDLKDVYEANMDHIKTILKDIQTSSERPQKYTSRLSEQNATLDSMKENILKHIDHSFEESIHKLSEKRKQMKEDVISNIDKQKADRNEQMKLIEQSEVLKVDHVLHCKQAVQFARAADFIEMAPTLED